ATTCCAGTCCCCCCTTCATCCAGAGCCAGATCAGCCCCAACATCAGGATGATGACAAAGACGGTGATGTGCACCAGCCCCTGGATTCCGAGCAGGTCCCATGCGGTGGCCCAGGTCAGGATGAAGGAGCCTTCCACGTCGAAGACGATGAAGAAAATGGCGATGAGGTAGAAGGGAACTTGTGAGGCGTGACGGGCGGCGCCGGTAGGGACCACCCCGGATTCATACGGTATGTGCTTGTCGGGGGTATCGCGGCCCGAGCCGAGGAAGTAGGCTGCCGCCAGCAGGACGCCAATCAGCCCCACCGCGATGGCGGTGTAGATGGCAAGGGGGATGAACTCGACCTGCTGTGCGGTGACTGGCATACCGGCCTTTCAATGAGAATCACAGGGGATTTTAGTACCCGTATAATCTAG
This window of the Geomonas agri genome carries:
- a CDS encoding NADH-quinone oxidoreductase subunit A, giving the protein MPVTAQQVEFIPLAIYTAIAVGLIGVLLAAAYFLGSGRDTPDKHIPYESGVVPTGAARHASQVPFYLIAIFFIVFDVEGSFILTWATAWDLLGIQGLVHITVFVIILMLGLIWLWMKGGLEWGPSAIRMRGKH